From Nicotiana tabacum cultivar K326 chromosome 22, ASM71507v2, whole genome shotgun sequence, one genomic window encodes:
- the LOC107823809 gene encoding fe(2+) transport protein 1-like — translation MAISSKYIAIFLIFIFLSFPSKITCQSENNNTTQSKCGSDTGHGCRNKNEALKLKLVAIASILVTSMIGVCLPLVSRTVPALQPDKNLFVLVKAFASGVILATGYMHVMPDSFDCLRSDCLPDNPWKKFPFTTFVAMLSAILTLSVDSYAMSYFKKYKLENNGVGNGRDIVHNGKMESHIFDNNISHVHGEAKVDDNATQLLRYRVVAQVLELGIVVHSVVIGLSMGASDNPCTIRPLVAAICFHQLFEGMGLGGCILQAEYGMKIKAIMVFFFSLTTPFGIALGIGLSKVYSENSPTALIAVGLLNACSAGLLNYMALVDLLAADFLGTKLQNSMKLQSWAYVAVLLGAGGMSIMAIWAKIVLRGKRKVFRHFFFNLIFFHHPCKYKF, via the exons ATGGCCATTTCTTCTAAATATATTgctatttttctcatttttattttcctttcttttccatcaaaaatcacatgtcaaTCTGAAAATAATAATACTACTCAATCAAAATGTGGTTCAGATACTGGACATGGATGTAGGAACAAGAATGAGGCATTAAAGCTAAAACTTGTTGCCATTGCTTCAATTCTTGTAACTAGCATGATTGGTGTTTGTTTACCCCTTGTTTCTCGTACAGTTCCTGCCCTTCAACCCGATAAGAATTTATTCGTGTTGGTTAAGGCATTTGCTTCCGGGGTTATACTAGCCACTGGATACATGCACGTTATGCCTGACTCGTTCGATTGTCTTAGGTCAGACTGCTTGCCGGATAACCCCTGGAAAAAATTTCCCTTCACGACGTTTGTTGCTATGCTTTCGGCTATTTTAACTCTAAGCGTGGATTCGTACGCAATGAGTTACTTCAAGAAGTATAAATTGGAAAATAATGGAGTAGGAAATGGAAGAGATATTGTTCATAATGGAAAGATGGAGTCGCATATTTTTGACAATAATATTAGCCACGTTCATGGAGAAGCCAAAGTTGATGATAATGCTACACAATTGCTAAGGTATCGGGTGGTGGCTCAG GTTTTGGAGCTAGGAATAGTTGTGCACTCAGTAGTGATAGGATTATCTATGGGAGCATCTGATAATCCATGTACTATTAGGCCACTAGTAGCTGCTATATGTTTCCATCAACTTTTTGAAGGAATGGGTTTAGGAGGTTGCATTCTTCAg GCTGAATATGGTATGAAGATAAAAGCAATAATGGTGTTCTTTTTCTCATTAACAACACCATTTGGAATAGCACTTGGAATAGGTTTATCAAAAGTGTATAGTGAAAATAGTCCAACAGCACTAATAGCGGTGGGATTGCTAAATGCATGTTCAGCTGGTTTATTGAATTACATGGCATTAGTGGATCTTCTTGCTGCTGATTTCTTGGGGACTAAATTGCAGAATAGTATGAAACTTCAATCATGGGCTTATGTTGCTGTTTTATTAGGTGCTGGTGGGATGTCTATCATGGCCATATGGGCCAAAATTGTTttgaggggaaaaagaaaagtaTTTAGGCATTTTTTTTTCAATCTAATTTTCTTCCATCACCCATGTAAATATAAATTTTGA